The Microbacterium limosum sequence CCCTCGCCGCTCTCACCGGCATCGCCGGCACCGTGCATCTCCTCCTCACCGACGGCTACCGCCGCGTGCCGACCGACCGCGCCCGCATCCCCGACCGGACCCGATCCGAACCGGTCGCGTCAGAGTCCGCGGCGACCCGCGTACACGCCCAGAAGTCGCGCGACGTGAACCTCGGGGTCGAACTCCCGCGCGCCGTCGGCCGCACGCTGTGACGCGAGCACGACGCGTGCCGGGTCCTGCACGAGCGCGATGAGCATCTCCGCCATCGCCTCCGGTTCCGGGCCGGCGGCGCGCAGGCCGGCGACGTCGACACCCTCGGTCAGCGCCGGATCGACGTAGAAGACGCCGCGCCGCGCGTGCAGCGCCTCGACGATCGTCACCGGCTGATTGTCGAATCCGTACGAGGACAGCGCGACCACGTGCGACTGCCGCATGAGCTCCTGCACCCGGCCGCGATCGAGCCGTCCGTGGAAGCGCACCGGCAGCCCCTCGGCCGCCCGCTCGCCCTCGGCGCGCAGCGGCCCCTCGCCCACGACGTCGACCGACAGCGAGCCGCCGGGAAGACGGCGGGATGCCTCGGCGATCGCGGCGACGAACTCCATCAGCCTCTTCTCGGGCACGAGACGCCCGACCCAGACGATCCGCAGCGGAGCGTCCACCGACGTCAGCGGCTCGGCGGCCGCGTCGGGAAGCGCCACGGCGTTCGGCACCACGCGCACGTCGGCGAGGCCCGCCTCGCGGAGCCGCACGGCCTGGTGCGCCGAGGGCGACACGACGGCATCCACCCGCTGACCGGTGGCGAGGGTCAGCCCCCGAAGGGCCGAGTCGAGGGGAGCCCCGGCGAGCGCGGCGCGTGAGGAGGGGAATCCGCGCAGCCAGCGGGCGAAGATCCGCACCGCGGCCGCCGCGACGCGGCCCGCCCCCCGCGGCACGGGCGCCTGCCAGAAGAAGGTGTGGACGGTCTGCACCGTGCGAAGACCCCGCCGGCGCGCCGCGCTGATCGCCGCGGCGGAGAGCCCGAACTCCGAGTGCACGTGCACGACCTCGACACCGTGGTCGGCAAGGTGCTGCGCGAGGCGGGAGCGCAGCCCGGCGGTGTTGCGGATCACGGGCAGATCGACCCCCGGCAGGGTCACGCGGGCCGGGACGAGAGCATCGGCGCCGCCGATGCCACGCCACTCGCGCAGCCAGGATGCCTCGGCATCCGCCGGCTCGGGAGCGATGAGCAGCACGTTGTGACCGGCCCGGCGCAGCAGCGTCGCCTCGTCGAGGAACGCGCTCTGCGCGCCGCCGAGGTAGTCGAGCGAGTAGTCGCAGACGAGCGCGACGCGGCGGGGCGTGCCGTCCCCGGAGCGCCCCCGATCGGCCGCGTCTGTCGTCACGACCCGACGGGCTGGCCGCGGTAGAGATCCTCGAACGTGCGCAGCGTGCGCTGGATGTCGTGGATCTTCACGCCCTCGAGCGAGGCCTCCTGCATCTGGCGGAACCGATCGGCATCCGCCGACAGCACCGCGGCGAGCTTCTCGGCGAGGTCGTCGGCGCTCGCCGGGTCGAACAGATAGCCGTTCTCGCCGTCGTGCACGAGGTGGGGCAGCGCCATGGCGTCGGCGGCGACGACGGGCAGGCCCGACGCCATCGCCTCCATCGTCGCGATCGACTGCAGCTCGGCGATCGAGGGCATCGCGAAGACGCTCGCACGGCTGTAGATGCGGCGAAGCTCGTCGTCGTCGACGCGGCCGTGGAACGTCACGCGGTCGGCGAGCCCCAGCTCCTCCGCCAGGTGCTCCAGGTTCTTGCGCTGATCGCCTCCGCCGACGATGTCGACCTCGGTCTTCAGCCCGGGATCGAGCTGGGCGACGGCCCGCAGGAGCAGGTCGATCTGCTTCTCGCGCGTGAGCCGGCCGACGAAGAGCACGCGGTGGCGTTCGCGCGGCGTCAGGTCGGGGAGGTAGTTGCCGGCGTCGAGGCCGCAGGAGACGGGCAGCACCCCGTGGATGTCGATCGCCCGCTCGAGGAAGTCGGCGGCGTTGCGGGTCGGCGTCGTGACCGCGCAGGCGAGCGCGAACGTGCGGGCGGCGTCGTCCCACGCGAGCTTCACGAAGAGGTCGTGCAGCGCCGGGGGCAGCGTGGTGTGATCGAGGATGTTCTCGGGCATCACGTGGTTGGTCGCCACGACCGGGATGCCGCGCTTGCGCGCCTCGCGGGCGAGGCCCCGCCCGATGACGATGTGCGACTGGATGTGCACGGCATCGGGCTTGACGGCGTCGAGCACCTGGCGCGCGTAGTGCTTGGAGCGCCACGGCCAGACGAAGCGGAGCCAGTCGTGCGGGGGCCATCGCACGGCGGGCAGCCGGTGGACCATGACCTGCTCGCCCTCGATCGTCTCCGGCCCGGGCGCCTGACGGCGGTAGCGCTGATTCGGGGCGACGATGTGCACGTCATGCCCCTTCGAGACGAGACCGGCGGCCAGGCGCTCGCTGAAGCGTGCCGCACCGTTCACATCGGGCGCGAACGTGTCGCAGCCCATGACGATCGTGAGAGGCCGTGCGGATGACGCGGCATCCGCCTCGGCGCGCGGCGATACGGGCGCGTCGGACTCGCGGTCGGCGCCGTGGGTCTCGGACGAACTCACGGGGGGCTGCCAATCTGTGCGGCGGATGGGGGGCGTCTCACGTGCACGCGAGCAGTCACTCTACCCGAGGGGTTCGCGCGGACCCGGGAGGCGGGGCGGGTGCGCCCACACCGCGGGCCCAGGCATCCGCCCTACCCTGGGGGAATGGCGAGACTGCAGGCCGATGCCCCGCGCGAGCGGTGGGTCCCCGTCACCGGGTCGCTGGGGTTGCGCGGCCGGCGGCATCGCAAGGCGGCGATCGGGATGCTGCTGGGCCAGGCGAACCGCGCGATGCGCGCCCCCGAGCGGCCGGGCTCGGGGATCGCGGCCTGGGCGATGAGCCAGGCTGCCCCGCTGCTCATGCGCCGCGCGGCCGGTCGCGTGCTCGTCTGGGTGTGGAAGAGCGATCCGGAGCTGCTCGTCGTGATGGCGCAGGTGCAGGAGGCCACGCCGCAGGTACGGGCGGCGCGCGCGAGCATGCCGATGGAGTACGACGACACCGAGACCTTCCGCGGAACGTATCTGGGGGTCGGCGAACGGCTGGTGGTCGACCTTCCGCCCGACGAGCGCACGCCGCCGTTCGCGAC is a genomic window containing:
- a CDS encoding glycosyltransferase family 4 protein, coding for MTTDAADRGRSGDGTPRRVALVCDYSLDYLGGAQSAFLDEATLLRRAGHNVLLIAPEPADAEASWLREWRGIGGADALVPARVTLPGVDLPVIRNTAGLRSRLAQHLADHGVEVVHVHSEFGLSAAAISAARRRGLRTVQTVHTFFWQAPVPRGAGRVAAAAVRIFARWLRGFPSSRAALAGAPLDSALRGLTLATGQRVDAVVSPSAHQAVRLREAGLADVRVVPNAVALPDAAAEPLTSVDAPLRIVWVGRLVPEKRLMEFVAAIAEASRRLPGGSLSVDVVGEGPLRAEGERAAEGLPVRFHGRLDRGRVQELMRQSHVVALSSYGFDNQPVTIVEALHARRGVFYVDPALTEGVDVAGLRAAGPEPEAMAEMLIALVQDPARVVLASQRAADGAREFDPEVHVARLLGVYAGRRGL
- a CDS encoding glycosyltransferase; translated protein: MGCDTFAPDVNGAARFSERLAAGLVSKGHDVHIVAPNQRYRRQAPGPETIEGEQVMVHRLPAVRWPPHDWLRFVWPWRSKHYARQVLDAVKPDAVHIQSHIVIGRGLAREARKRGIPVVATNHVMPENILDHTTLPPALHDLFVKLAWDDAARTFALACAVTTPTRNAADFLERAIDIHGVLPVSCGLDAGNYLPDLTPRERHRVLFVGRLTREKQIDLLLRAVAQLDPGLKTEVDIVGGGDQRKNLEHLAEELGLADRVTFHGRVDDDELRRIYSRASVFAMPSIAELQSIATMEAMASGLPVVAADAMALPHLVHDGENGYLFDPASADDLAEKLAAVLSADADRFRQMQEASLEGVKIHDIQRTLRTFEDLYRGQPVGS